From one Pseudactinotalea sp. HY158 genomic stretch:
- a CDS encoding UrvD/REP family ATP-dependent DNA helicase, whose protein sequence is MTTQLVPPRSGLRLDAAQQEVHDAVLAGGNHVVLGPPGSGKTTTAVEVFLDWCRANDPDRAVLLVPSRRAAALIGEEVSARLGRTTSRTLVRTPASLAFTILRLAAQRAGRPAPTLLTGPDQDQILGDLIEGHLSGEGARVGWPDAITPQMQRLRAFRDELRDLLMRAAEAGLDGPSLEEWGHRHDRPEWVAAGRVLAEYTDVTVLGELTPDRGARYDASTILDQAVQVLARAGDPLGDLEFVVHDDYQDATLATARLLGELDGTGARVAAFAEPDVAVQSFRGAVPALVHTATRPVGSGEGALGARTHLLATRHRHGGELAGFVHRLSLPLPPIAVPARRRPPVGPPGDAGDGADAADAVDAADGAEAGATAGVERAGGAVELRVLGSPAQEHAYIARRLREAHLLEGVPWSRLAVIVRGHQQLVPVRRQLRLAGIPLQTQAPDRPLREEAAVLPFLLALEVVTREEPSLTGPEAIGLLTSVIGGVDPVGLRRLRRELRAAGAADSADLLAAALADPDLLAGLPPTVRAAPAAMAAMLAAGRAAHAGGLGTEMVLWRMWQALDLADTWQERALAGGAGADRADADLDAMVALFTAAEQFTDRTAGAGPSAFLHHLAGQDFPADTLAARATQGRTVAVHTAASAAGGEWEVVIVAGVQDEVWPDLRIRDTVLGAAHLADIASQRHGPETATADVDRWRLARRQVRDDELRTFVSACSRARSRLLLTCVLDTDTRPSGFLDALLPAGDAPPITRVEPPLDLRGLVGRLRAAARPAGGAVGAPTGVPSARARAAGGLLRDLARAQVREADPSRWPGLVPWSSDLPLVVTGEPDAHVTVSPSAIETAVTCPLRWFLTAAGGQARSSNAQNVGDLVHDIAADLPRAAESELLAELERRWPELGLPETALARRERARAEVMMHKLAGYVASHGYEVETERAFEVRLPTEPATVLRGRVDRIEHRADGPHIVDLKTGKVVVPADEVPHHPQLGAYQLAVDAGAFDADRPAAGASLVYVGSTHKSASVREQGPLADAVDPGWAREMVEGVAETMAGGEFTARVNDTCRSCPVRRSCPVQDAGARLGRPGTTEEA, encoded by the coding sequence ATGACCACGCAGCTCGTCCCCCCGAGATCCGGCCTCCGGCTGGACGCCGCCCAGCAGGAGGTGCACGACGCGGTGCTCGCGGGCGGGAACCACGTGGTGCTCGGCCCGCCCGGATCGGGGAAGACGACCACGGCGGTCGAGGTGTTCCTCGACTGGTGCCGTGCGAACGATCCCGACCGGGCCGTGCTGCTCGTGCCCTCGAGACGGGCGGCCGCCCTCATCGGCGAGGAGGTCTCCGCCCGGCTGGGCCGCACGACCTCGCGCACCCTCGTGCGCACGCCGGCGTCGCTCGCCTTCACGATCCTGCGGCTCGCCGCCCAGCGGGCGGGCCGGCCCGCGCCGACCCTGCTCACGGGTCCCGATCAGGATCAGATCCTCGGCGACCTGATCGAGGGGCACCTGTCGGGGGAGGGGGCGCGGGTCGGCTGGCCCGATGCGATCACCCCGCAGATGCAGCGGCTGCGGGCCTTCCGCGACGAACTGCGGGACCTGCTCATGCGCGCCGCCGAGGCGGGGCTCGACGGGCCGTCCCTGGAGGAATGGGGCCACCGGCACGACCGCCCCGAATGGGTCGCGGCCGGGCGGGTGCTCGCGGAGTACACCGACGTGACCGTCCTCGGAGAGCTGACCCCCGATCGGGGGGCCCGCTACGACGCGTCCACGATCCTCGACCAGGCGGTGCAGGTCCTCGCCCGAGCCGGAGATCCCCTCGGCGACCTCGAGTTCGTGGTCCACGACGACTACCAGGACGCCACCCTGGCCACCGCGCGGCTCCTGGGCGAGCTGGACGGCACCGGCGCGCGGGTCGCCGCCTTCGCCGAACCGGATGTGGCCGTGCAGTCGTTTCGCGGCGCCGTGCCCGCCCTCGTGCATACCGCCACCCGGCCGGTCGGATCGGGGGAGGGGGCCCTCGGGGCGCGCACCCACCTGCTCGCCACCCGGCACCGGCACGGCGGTGAACTCGCCGGGTTCGTGCATCGGCTGAGCCTGCCGCTTCCCCCGATCGCCGTGCCCGCTCGGCGCCGGCCTCCCGTCGGGCCCCCGGGCGATGCCGGCGATGGCGCCGATGCCGCCGATGCCGTCGATGCCGCGGATGGCGCAGAGGCCGGGGCGACAGCCGGCGTCGAGCGGGCGGGCGGTGCGGTGGAGCTGCGCGTGCTGGGATCCCCGGCGCAGGAGCACGCCTATATCGCGCGCCGGCTGCGGGAGGCGCACCTGCTCGAGGGCGTGCCGTGGTCACGGCTGGCCGTCATCGTGCGCGGCCATCAGCAGCTCGTCCCCGTGCGCCGGCAGCTGCGGCTGGCGGGGATCCCGCTGCAGACCCAGGCGCCCGACCGGCCGCTCCGGGAGGAGGCCGCGGTGCTGCCGTTCCTGCTGGCGCTCGAAGTCGTCACCCGGGAGGAACCGAGTCTCACCGGGCCCGAGGCGATCGGCCTGCTCACCTCCGTGATCGGGGGCGTCGACCCGGTCGGGCTGCGCCGCCTGCGACGGGAGCTGCGCGCGGCCGGCGCCGCCGACTCGGCCGACCTCCTCGCCGCCGCCCTCGCCGATCCGGACCTGCTCGCCGGGCTGCCGCCCACGGTGCGCGCGGCCCCGGCGGCGATGGCCGCCATGCTCGCCGCGGGCCGGGCCGCCCACGCCGGCGGGCTCGGCACCGAGATGGTGCTGTGGCGCATGTGGCAGGCCCTCGACCTGGCCGACACGTGGCAGGAGCGGGCGCTCGCCGGCGGGGCCGGGGCCGACCGCGCCGACGCCGACCTCGACGCGATGGTCGCGCTGTTCACGGCGGCGGAGCAGTTCACCGACCGCACCGCCGGGGCCGGGCCCTCGGCCTTCCTGCACCACCTCGCCGGCCAGGACTTCCCCGCGGACACGCTCGCGGCCCGCGCGACCCAGGGCCGCACCGTCGCCGTGCACACGGCCGCCTCGGCCGCCGGCGGGGAGTGGGAGGTCGTGATCGTCGCGGGCGTCCAGGACGAGGTCTGGCCCGACCTGCGCATCCGGGACACCGTGCTCGGGGCCGCGCACCTGGCCGATATCGCCTCACAGCGGCACGGACCCGAGACGGCCACCGCCGACGTCGACCGGTGGCGCCTCGCCCGCAGGCAGGTCCGCGACGACGAGCTGCGCACGTTCGTCAGCGCCTGCTCGCGTGCCCGTTCCCGGCTCCTGCTCACCTGCGTGCTCGACACCGATACCCGCCCCTCCGGCTTCCTCGATGCCCTCCTGCCGGCGGGCGACGCCCCGCCGATCACGCGGGTCGAGCCGCCGCTCGATCTGCGCGGCCTCGTGGGCCGGCTCCGGGCCGCCGCCCGCCCCGCCGGGGGCGCCGTCGGGGCCCCCACGGGGGTGCCGAGCGCGCGGGCCCGGGCGGCGGGCGGACTGCTGCGCGACCTGGCCCGGGCACAGGTGCGCGAGGCCGATCCGTCCCGCTGGCCGGGCCTCGTGCCCTGGAGCAGCGACCTCCCGCTCGTCGTGACGGGCGAGCCCGATGCGCACGTGACGGTCTCGCCGTCGGCGATCGAGACCGCGGTGACGTGCCCGCTGCGGTGGTTCCTCACCGCCGCGGGCGGGCAGGCGCGCAGCAGCAACGCCCAGAACGTCGGCGACCTCGTGCACGACATCGCCGCCGACCTGCCCCGCGCGGCGGAGTCCGAGCTCCTCGCCGAACTCGAGCGGCGATGGCCCGAACTCGGACTGCCCGAGACGGCCCTCGCACGCCGCGAGCGCGCCCGCGCCGAGGTGATGATGCACAAGCTCGCCGGGTACGTCGCCTCGCACGGATACGAGGTCGAGACCGAGCGGGCCTTCGAGGTGCGGCTGCCGACGGAGCCCGCCACGGTGCTGCGGGGGCGGGTCGACCGGATCGAGCACCGCGCGGACGGCCCGCACATCGTCGATCTCAAGACGGGCAAGGTGGTGGTCCCGGCGGACGAGGTGCCCCACCATCCCCAGCTCGGCGCATACCAGCTCGCCGTGGACGCCGGCGCCTTCGACGCGGACCGGCCCGCCGCCGGCGCCTCCCTGGTCTACGTGGGCAGCACCCACAAGAGCGCGTCCGTGCGCGAACAGGGCCCGCTCGCCGATGCGGTCGACCCCGGCTGGGCGCGGGAGATGGTCGAGGGCGTGGCCGAGACGATGGCGGGCGGCGAGTTCACGGCCCGCGTGAACGACACGTGCCGGTCGTGCCCGGTGCGCCGCTCCTGCCCCGTGCAGGACGCGGGCGCCCGGCTGGGCCGCCCCGGCACGACGGAGGAGGCCTGA
- the nudC gene encoding NAD(+) diphosphatase gives MRTDDLPLSRTTLDRDTTTRADPRALRAALADPRGRILHVDSGRVLVDPAADRLVLTAVGAGERAPAPGIRYYLGQDGDGPLVAEVASSGGSVGTRDDDDDDGDQAVARAGRWLSLRDVGSLLSARDAGAATAAIALHNWHLTHTRCPRCGARTTLTQGGWVQRCPEDGSEHYPRTDPAVIMTIVDDADRLLLAHNALWPATRYSVPAGYVEPGESLEAAVRREVLEETAVVVGDVAYEGSQPWPFPASLMVGFRGRALTTEPVPDGRELIAAEFVDRGGLRDRVHRGELTLPTATSIAHSLIRDWFGDDLPVVRSPAEGDVGRP, from the coding sequence GTGCGCACCGATGACCTCCCGCTCTCCCGAACGACCCTCGATCGCGACACGACGACCCGCGCCGACCCGCGCGCGCTCCGCGCCGCCCTCGCGGATCCGCGTGGGCGGATCCTGCACGTGGACTCGGGCCGCGTGCTCGTCGACCCCGCGGCGGACCGGCTCGTGCTCACCGCCGTCGGCGCGGGGGAGCGGGCGCCGGCGCCGGGAATCCGGTACTACCTCGGCCAGGACGGCGACGGCCCCCTCGTGGCCGAGGTCGCCTCCTCCGGTGGATCGGTTGGCACCCGTGATGACGACGATGACGACGGTGACCAAGCCGTCGCCCGGGCGGGACGATGGCTCTCCCTGCGCGACGTCGGCTCCCTCCTGTCGGCGCGCGACGCCGGCGCCGCGACCGCCGCGATCGCGCTGCACAACTGGCACCTGACCCACACCCGCTGCCCCCGGTGCGGTGCCCGCACCACCTTGACCCAGGGGGGATGGGTGCAGCGCTGCCCGGAGGACGGATCCGAGCACTACCCGCGCACCGACCCGGCGGTCATCATGACGATCGTCGACGACGCGGACCGGCTCCTGCTCGCCCACAACGCCCTCTGGCCCGCGACCCGATACTCGGTGCCCGCGGGCTACGTCGAACCCGGGGAGTCCCTCGAGGCCGCCGTGCGCCGGGAGGTGCTCGAGGAGACCGCGGTCGTCGTCGGCGACGTGGCCTACGAGGGGTCGCAGCCGTGGCCCTTCCCGGCCTCGCTCATGGTCGGTTTCCGCGGCCGTGCCCTGACCACCGAACCGGTGCCCGACGGTCGGGAACTCATCGCCGCCGAGTTCGTCGACCGGGGCGGCCTCCGGGACCGCGTCCACCGGGGCGAGCTGACCCTCCCGACCGCCACCTCGATCGCCCACTCCCTCATCCGGGACTGGTTCGGCGACGATCTTCCGGTCGTCCGGTCGCCGGCCGAGGGCGATGTCGGCCGCCCCTGA
- a CDS encoding phosphotransferase → MPRSPLALAALATVAVPGLRPVAARAPHTAGADFDVAGVLDADGGRWIVRAPRSDAAGAAMEGEVALLAALAAARDDGRLAVDVPRPSGFAPLPEHGRAMVYPEILGDELRVDRLGAGPGMSAQVARAIASLHELPVALVADAGLPAYTAEEYRRRRLSELDEAAATGHIPTRLLGRWESALEDVRLWRFSPTPVHGDLAAEHVLVREARVVGIIDWSDARVADPADDLAWLLAAAPEQALDSILEAYALARTEGADEQLLPRAVLASELAIVRWLMHGVRVGDEEVVADAVAMLADLDAATAGAAPISGLSRRHADPAQPVQPADPAQPVQPDDPAQPDEQLGDPDVAAEPAAVPGPKTASEPEALTAEIPVRAGDDTPTTEFELPPASADEPEPEPPAGPQPPA, encoded by the coding sequence ATGCCGCGTTCCCCGCTCGCCCTGGCAGCCCTGGCCACCGTGGCCGTGCCCGGATTGCGGCCGGTCGCGGCGCGCGCACCGCACACGGCCGGAGCCGACTTCGACGTCGCCGGCGTGCTCGATGCCGACGGCGGCCGGTGGATCGTCCGGGCACCGCGCAGCGACGCCGCGGGGGCGGCGATGGAGGGTGAGGTCGCCCTTCTCGCGGCCCTCGCCGCGGCTCGGGACGACGGGCGGCTGGCCGTCGACGTGCCGCGCCCGAGCGGCTTCGCGCCCCTGCCCGAGCACGGGCGCGCGATGGTCTATCCCGAGATCCTCGGCGACGAGCTCCGGGTCGACCGGCTCGGGGCGGGGCCGGGGATGTCCGCCCAGGTGGCCCGCGCGATCGCCTCCCTGCACGAACTCCCGGTGGCCCTCGTCGCGGATGCCGGCCTGCCCGCCTACACCGCCGAGGAGTACCGGCGCCGGCGGCTCTCCGAGCTCGACGAGGCGGCCGCGACCGGGCACATCCCGACGCGCCTGCTCGGCCGGTGGGAGAGCGCCCTCGAGGACGTGCGGCTCTGGCGCTTCAGTCCGACCCCGGTCCACGGCGACCTCGCGGCCGAGCACGTGCTCGTGCGGGAGGCGCGGGTCGTGGGCATCATCGACTGGTCCGATGCGCGGGTCGCCGATCCGGCCGACGACCTCGCCTGGCTCCTGGCCGCGGCCCCGGAGCAGGCGCTCGACTCGATCCTCGAGGCGTACGCGCTGGCCCGCACCGAGGGCGCCGACGAACAGCTCCTGCCCCGCGCTGTGCTCGCGAGCGAGCTGGCCATCGTTCGCTGGCTCATGCACGGCGTGCGGGTCGGCGACGAGGAGGTCGTGGCCGACGCCGTCGCGATGCTCGCCGATCTCGACGCCGCGACGGCCGGCGCCGCCCCGATCTCCGGCCTGAGCCGGCGACACGCCGACCCCGCGCAGCCCGTGCAGCCGGCCGACCCCGCGCAGCCCGTGCAGCCGGACGACCCCGCGCAGCCGGACGAGCAGCTCGGTGATCCGGATGTGGCCGCCGAGCCGGCGGCGGTGCCCGGGCCGAAGACTGCGTCCGAACCGGAGGCGCTCACCGCGGAGATTCCGGTGCGCGCGGGGGACGACACCCCGACGACCGAGTTCGAGTTACCCCCCGCCTCGGCGGACGAGCCCGAACCGGAGCCCCCGGCCGGGCCTCAGCCCCCGGCCTGA
- a CDS encoding ATP-dependent helicase, which produces MSVPPPSPPSADELLAALDADQRAVASQLTGPLCVLAGAGTGKTRAITYRIAHGVAAGRYRPNQVLAVTFTARAAAELRSRLRGLGVPGVQARTFHAAALRQLSYFWPKVVGGPLPRLVEHKATLISEAGGRLGMKVDRLTIRDLAGEIEWAKVSMLGPDDYAAAATRSGRGGVAGFDPTTIARLLSVYEDVKTERNVIDFEDVLLLTVGILAEHEDVAAQVRSQYRHFVVDEYQDVSPLQHQLLGLWLGGREEVCVVGDVSQTIYSFTGASPRYLTEFTRTYPDAHVVRLVRDYRSTPQVVGVANQVLAAAGHHRAAGAVELVAQREPGPPAAYTSYDDDAAEARGVASRIGRLRAAGVPLAEIAVLYRTNGQSEAIEQALSEAGIGYQVHGGQRFFSRREVTEAIVLLRGAVRATTELSLPQHVRDVLTGAGWTPEPPPNRGSLRDRWESLNALATLADDLFQARGVDMAGYVDELLERANAQHAPTVQGVTLASLHASKGLEWDAVFLVGVTDGLLPISFADTPAAIEEERRLLYVGVTRAREHLEFSYSRSRSNGGRGTRKRSRFLDGIWPAEQRRARATTRRRREIEQDEDIDEELLARLREWRASVASRLDKPAFTVLHDTTLAAIASAQPKELRQLAILRGIGPTKLDAYGPQILAVVRGEDPLRG; this is translated from the coding sequence ATGTCTGTTCCTCCCCCCTCGCCCCCGTCCGCCGACGAACTCCTCGCCGCCCTGGATGCCGATCAGCGTGCCGTCGCCTCCCAGCTCACCGGCCCCCTGTGTGTGCTCGCGGGCGCCGGCACGGGCAAGACCCGGGCGATCACCTACCGGATCGCCCACGGCGTCGCGGCCGGCAGATACCGGCCCAACCAGGTGCTCGCGGTCACCTTCACCGCCCGGGCGGCGGCCGAGCTGCGCTCGCGGCTGCGGGGGCTCGGCGTCCCCGGGGTGCAGGCCCGCACGTTCCACGCGGCGGCGCTGCGGCAGCTGTCCTATTTCTGGCCGAAGGTCGTCGGCGGCCCGCTTCCGCGGCTGGTCGAGCACAAGGCCACCCTGATCTCCGAGGCCGGCGGGCGCCTGGGGATGAAGGTCGACCGGCTGACCATCCGCGACCTCGCCGGTGAGATCGAATGGGCCAAGGTCTCGATGCTCGGCCCGGACGACTACGCGGCCGCGGCCACGCGCTCGGGCCGCGGCGGCGTGGCCGGCTTCGACCCCACGACCATCGCCCGACTGCTCTCGGTCTACGAGGACGTGAAGACCGAACGCAACGTGATCGACTTCGAGGACGTGCTGCTGCTCACGGTCGGCATCCTGGCCGAGCACGAGGACGTCGCCGCGCAGGTCCGCAGCCAGTATCGCCATTTCGTCGTCGACGAGTACCAGGACGTCTCCCCGCTGCAGCACCAGCTCCTCGGCCTGTGGCTCGGCGGCCGCGAGGAGGTCTGCGTGGTCGGGGACGTCTCCCAGACCATCTACTCCTTCACGGGCGCCTCCCCGCGGTATCTGACCGAGTTCACTCGCACCTACCCGGACGCGCACGTCGTCCGGCTCGTGCGCGACTACCGCTCCACCCCGCAGGTCGTCGGCGTGGCGAACCAGGTGCTCGCCGCGGCGGGCCACCACCGCGCCGCGGGCGCCGTCGAACTCGTGGCCCAGCGCGAGCCGGGCCCGCCGGCCGCCTACACCTCCTACGACGACGACGCCGCCGAGGCCCGCGGCGTCGCGTCCCGGATCGGGCGGCTCCGAGCCGCTGGTGTGCCGTTGGCCGAGATCGCCGTGCTCTATCGAACGAACGGCCAGTCCGAGGCGATCGAGCAGGCACTGAGCGAGGCGGGGATCGGCTACCAGGTGCACGGCGGGCAGCGGTTCTTCTCCCGCCGGGAGGTGACCGAGGCGATCGTGCTGCTGCGCGGGGCCGTGCGGGCCACCACGGAGCTGTCCCTGCCGCAGCACGTGCGAGACGTTCTCACCGGCGCCGGCTGGACGCCCGAACCGCCGCCGAACCGCGGCTCGCTGCGTGACCGGTGGGAATCCCTCAACGCCCTGGCCACCCTCGCAGACGACCTGTTCCAGGCTCGGGGCGTCGACATGGCCGGATACGTCGACGAGCTGCTCGAACGGGCGAACGCCCAGCACGCGCCGACCGTGCAGGGTGTCACCCTCGCCTCGCTGCACGCCTCGAAGGGGCTGGAGTGGGACGCCGTGTTCCTCGTCGGCGTGACCGACGGGCTGCTGCCGATCTCGTTCGCGGACACACCCGCCGCGATCGAGGAGGAGCGGCGGCTGTTGTACGTGGGCGTCACCCGTGCCCGCGAGCACCTGGAGTTCTCCTACTCGCGGTCCCGCTCGAACGGCGGCCGGGGCACCCGCAAGCGCTCGAGGTTCCTCGACGGAATCTGGCCCGCCGAGCAGCGCCGGGCCCGGGCGACCACGCGGCGTCGCCGCGAGATCGAGCAGGACGAGGACATCGACGAGGAGCTGTTGGCGCGGCTGCGCGAATGGCGGGCGTCGGTGGCGAGCCGGCTCGACAAGCCCGCGTTCACGGTGCTGCACGACACCACCCTGGCCGCCATCGCCTCCGCCCAGCCCAAGGAGCTGCGCCAGCTCGCGATCCTGCGCGGCATCGGCCCCACGAAACTGGACGCCTACGGTCCCCAGATCCTCGCGGTCGTCCGCGGTGAGGACCCCCTGCGCGGCTGA
- a CDS encoding UvrD-helicase domain-containing protein: protein MVRWNAFELAVALGEHPPTPEQQAVIEAPLEPQLVIAGAGSGKTATMASRVVYLVANGLVAPEQILGLTFTRKAAAELADRVRRRLRSVRDLDPELDLDDQPRISTYNSYAAGIVTDHALRAGIDPDTTLIGEAGTFQLAAEVVQTWAEPLSSGAAPGTLVAAVTALSGELAEHGLTTREATAYLRTLATDLSGKEAAGRQRAPRAEIRHLIASLGERIEILAMVEAYQRLKHERNVVDFGDQVRTAATIAQRVGAVGRAERDHYRVVLLDEYQDTSIAQVQLLRALFSGEVETGRGHPVTAVGDPNQAIYGWRGAAAGTLLDFPRAFPRADGAAADIATLSTAWRNAEAVLAVANKVAAPLRSEEASPALEAVVPAAAPAGRPRRGGPRPLPRDGRRRGRDDHPLPHRPRVGASRRLGPADRGHPVPQARLLPGDHPDPRRRRDPVPGRRPRRAPRHPRGERPVGGPAGRPRSQPRRRAHAAAHRARRRDRRARPHGAVALGAQAGRSSARAHRPGGGRAGEHRRGDRAPAPTRMGLSGRARPLRPRP, encoded by the coding sequence ATGGTGCGGTGGAACGCGTTCGAGCTGGCGGTCGCGCTCGGGGAGCACCCGCCCACGCCCGAACAGCAGGCGGTGATCGAGGCTCCCCTCGAACCGCAGCTGGTCATCGCCGGAGCCGGCTCCGGCAAGACCGCGACCATGGCCTCGAGGGTCGTCTACCTCGTGGCCAACGGACTCGTCGCGCCCGAGCAGATCCTCGGCCTCACGTTCACCCGCAAGGCCGCGGCCGAACTCGCCGACCGGGTGCGGCGGCGGCTGCGCTCCGTGCGGGACCTGGACCCGGAGCTGGACCTGGACGACCAGCCGCGCATCTCCACCTACAACTCCTACGCCGCCGGGATCGTGACCGATCACGCGCTCCGGGCGGGGATCGACCCCGACACCACCCTCATCGGGGAGGCGGGCACCTTTCAGCTCGCGGCCGAGGTCGTGCAGACCTGGGCGGAGCCGCTGAGCAGCGGCGCCGCGCCGGGAACCCTCGTCGCCGCGGTCACGGCGCTCTCGGGTGAACTCGCCGAACACGGGCTCACCACCCGGGAGGCGACGGCGTATCTGCGCACGCTCGCCACCGACCTGTCGGGCAAGGAGGCCGCCGGCCGTCAGCGCGCTCCCCGCGCCGAGATCCGCCACCTGATCGCCTCGCTCGGGGAACGGATCGAGATCCTCGCCATGGTCGAGGCGTATCAGCGACTCAAGCACGAGCGCAACGTCGTGGACTTCGGCGACCAGGTGCGCACGGCGGCGACCATCGCCCAGCGCGTCGGGGCCGTTGGTCGGGCGGAACGCGACCACTATCGGGTCGTGCTGCTCGACGAGTACCAGGACACCTCGATCGCGCAGGTGCAACTCCTGCGGGCGCTGTTCTCCGGGGAGGTCGAGACCGGCCGCGGTCATCCCGTGACCGCCGTCGGCGACCCGAACCAGGCGATCTACGGTTGGCGGGGGGCGGCCGCGGGCACGTTGCTCGACTTCCCGCGCGCGTTCCCCCGGGCGGACGGGGCTGCCGCCGACATCGCCACCCTGAGCACCGCGTGGCGCAACGCCGAGGCCGTCCTCGCCGTGGCGAACAAGGTGGCCGCGCCGCTGCGCTCCGAGGAGGCGTCACCCGCGCTCGAGGCCGTCGTGCCCGCTGCGGCCCCGGCCGGACGCCCCCGCCGGGGAGGTCCACGCCCGCTACCCCGAGACGGCCGCCGACGAGGCCGAGACGATCACCCGCTTCCTCACCGGCCTCGGGTGGGGGCGAGCCGGCGGCTCGGCCCCGCCGACCGCGGCCATCCTGTGCCGCAAGCGCGCCTTCTTCCCGGAGATCACCCGGACCCTCGCCGCCGCCGGGATCCCGTTCCAGGTCGGCGGCCTCGGCGGGCTCCTCGACACCCCCGAGGTGAACGACCTGTGGGCGGCCCTGCAGGTCGCCCACGATCCCAGCCGCGGCGACGTGCTCATGCGGCTGCTCACCGGGCCCGGCGTCGGGATCGGCGCGCGCGACCTCATGGCGCTGTCGCACTGGGCGCGCAGGCAGGTCGATCGAGCGCGCGAGCACACCGACCGGGAGGAGGCCGAGCAGGCGAGCATCGTCGAGGCGATCGAGCACCCGCCCCCACCCGGATGGGTCTCTCCGGCAGGGCACGACCTCTCCGACCCCGCCCGTGA
- a CDS encoding 3'-5' exonuclease, which yields MHVGGGSTLAAFLAWLDVAYEEEKGLATAEIEPDPRAVQVMTIHASKGLEWDAVVVAGLNEGDFPKTAPNRQGDRLSKGWLTHASLLPYELRGDVDHLPAFDHEQALTHGELAGVWADFLHAEGDRLVREDRRLAYVALTRARDHLLLTGSFWSGRKEANTPSLFLGEAVRAGADTGGPWPVASVHEGDPATSAGAEARWPGPGPSRDYWQRLLAGEAPAADPLIDAWRDEAELLLAERDAAAPPAATGAGHLSASAVVRLAQDAETFERNRRRPVPMEPSTHARRGTTFHAWVERYFGASTLLDWEVLPGADDETAGESDVEELITAFHASAWAARSPIRVEADLHTPIGGRIIRCRIDAVFRDEDGADHIVDWKTGAPARTAEEQEARDLQLALYRLAWARAHDLPLDRVRASYHYVAANRTVAGSDLGEDAILEVLARFGEPVQAGG from the coding sequence ATGCACGTGGGCGGCGGCAGCACGCTGGCGGCCTTCCTCGCGTGGCTCGACGTCGCGTACGAGGAGGAGAAGGGGCTTGCGACCGCCGAGATCGAACCCGACCCGAGGGCCGTTCAGGTGATGACGATCCACGCCTCCAAGGGGCTCGAATGGGATGCGGTCGTCGTGGCCGGGCTCAACGAGGGCGACTTCCCCAAGACCGCACCGAACCGGCAGGGCGACCGGCTCTCGAAGGGCTGGCTGACCCACGCCTCGCTGCTGCCGTACGAACTGCGCGGCGACGTCGACCACCTGCCCGCGTTCGACCACGAACAGGCGCTCACCCACGGCGAGCTGGCCGGGGTCTGGGCGGACTTCCTCCATGCCGAGGGGGACCGCCTCGTGCGTGAGGACCGCCGACTGGCATACGTCGCGCTCACCCGGGCCCGCGATCACCTGCTGCTCACCGGCTCCTTCTGGAGCGGGCGCAAGGAGGCGAACACGCCCTCGCTGTTCCTGGGGGAGGCGGTGCGTGCGGGCGCCGATACGGGGGGACCGTGGCCGGTGGCCTCGGTCCACGAGGGCGACCCGGCGACGTCCGCGGGGGCCGAGGCGCGCTGGCCCGGCCCGGGGCCGTCCCGCGACTACTGGCAGCGGCTCCTCGCGGGCGAGGCGCCGGCGGCCGATCCGCTCATCGACGCGTGGCGCGACGAGGCCGAGCTGCTGCTGGCCGAACGGGACGCCGCCGCACCGCCGGCCGCGACCGGCGCCGGCCACCTGAGCGCCTCGGCCGTGGTGCGCCTCGCCCAGGACGCCGAGACGTTCGAGCGCAATCGGCGCCGGCCCGTGCCGATGGAGCCGAGCACCCACGCCCGCCGGGGCACGACCTTCCACGCGTGGGTCGAGCGCTATTTCGGTGCCTCGACCCTGCTCGACTGGGAGGTGCTGCCCGGGGCGGACGACGAGACCGCGGGCGAGTCCGATGTCGAGGAGCTCATCACGGCCTTCCACGCCTCCGCCTGGGCCGCGCGCAGCCCGATCCGGGTCGAGGCCGACCTGCACACGCCGATCGGGGGCCGGATCATCCGGTGCCGGATCGATGCGGTGTTCCGCGACGAGGACGGCGCCGACCACATCGTCGACTGGAAGACGGGCGCGCCGGCCCGCACTGCCGAGGAGCAGGAAGCACGCGATCTGCAGCTGGCGCTGTACCGACTCGCGTGGGCACGCGCGCACGACCTACCCCTGGACCGGGTGCGCGCCTCCTACCACTACGTGGCGGCGAACCGCACGGTGGCCGGCTCCGACCTCGGGGAGGACGCGATCCTCGAGGTCCTCGCCCGGTTCGGTGAGCCGGTTCAGGCCGGGGGCTGA